In Longimicrobiales bacterium, a genomic segment contains:
- the ccsA gene encoding cytochrome c biogenesis protein CcsA yields MMVTILFAIALVLYVGASGTLAASFAGGRGAAPRTGVALIGGALAVHAAALVIFTITHAELPLVGLAPSLSTLAFLITLFLFATTLARESRPVGIVLVPLTAVLLAIALVIGIAPSGEALAFSGVWFSFHVLLAFVGYAGLAVAFAAGLLYLLQFRELKDKRLGRVFRFFPSLPALDMIGRRGVAIGFPALTVALLLGWAWTVRFRNTFAAGNPEVIWGVLTWLTFAVVIGVRYANGPNTERRAAAASVIGFAFVVASYLMLRLFVAGKAFL; encoded by the coding sequence ATGATGGTCACGATTCTGTTCGCGATCGCGCTCGTGCTGTATGTCGGCGCATCAGGCACGCTCGCGGCGTCGTTCGCAGGTGGGCGCGGCGCAGCGCCGCGCACGGGCGTCGCGCTGATCGGCGGTGCGCTGGCGGTCCACGCGGCCGCACTGGTCATATTTACGATAACGCATGCGGAGCTGCCGCTCGTCGGGCTGGCGCCGTCGCTGAGCACGCTCGCGTTCCTCATTACGCTCTTCCTGTTCGCGACAACCCTCGCGCGCGAATCCCGCCCCGTTGGAATCGTCCTGGTGCCCCTGACGGCCGTGCTGCTCGCGATTGCGCTCGTCATCGGGATCGCGCCATCCGGCGAGGCGCTCGCGTTCAGCGGAGTCTGGTTCAGTTTCCATGTGCTGCTCGCGTTCGTCGGCTATGCCGGGCTCGCCGTCGCATTCGCGGCGGGACTGCTCTACCTGCTTCAGTTCCGTGAGTTGAAGGACAAGCGTCTCGGCCGCGTCTTCCGGTTTTTCCCGAGTCTGCCAGCCCTCGACATGATCGGGCGGCGCGGTGTGGCGATCGGGTTTCCGGCATTGACGGTTGCCCTGCTGCTCGGCTGGGCATGGACGGTTCGCTTCCGCAACACATTTGCCGCCGGCAACCCTGAAGTGATCTGGGGCGTACTCACCTGGTTGACGTTTGCCGTAGTCATCGGTGTGCGTTATGCGAACGGACCGAACACGGAGCGGCGGGCGGCAGCCGCCAGCGTGATCGGCTTTGCATTCGTCGTGGCATCCTACCTCATGCTGCGCCTGTTCGTCGCAGGCAAGGCGTTCCTGTGA